From Orcinus orca chromosome 3, mOrcOrc1.1, whole genome shotgun sequence, a single genomic window includes:
- the LOC101269456 gene encoding zinc finger protein 474-like isoform X5: MIRHPPTVVCYICGREYGTKSIVIHEPQCLKKWHNENNLLPKELRRPEPKKPEVGTITAKGFYDLDALNEAAWKSAQSQLVPCNICGRTFLPDRLIVHQRSCKPKVAK, from the exons ATGATAAGGCATCCACCAACAGTTGTTTGCTACATTTGTGGTCGTGAATATGGAACAAAATCAATTGTCATCCATGAGCCACAATGTCTGAAAAAATGGCATAATGAAAACAACTTGTTGCCTAAAGAGCTAAGGAGACCAGAACCGAAAAAGCCAGAAGTCGGGACCATTACTG CCAAGGGTTTCTATGATCTTGATGCCTTAAACGAAGCTGCTTGGAAAAGTGCCCAGAGCCAGTTGGTTCCCTGTAATATTTGTGGGCGTACCTTCCTGCCAGACAGACTGATTGTTCACCAACGATCCTGTAAACCAAAAGTCGCCAAGTAA